The Equus caballus isolate H_3958 breed thoroughbred chromosome 22, TB-T2T, whole genome shotgun sequence genome window below encodes:
- the EPB41L1 gene encoding band 4.1-like protein 1 isoform X10, protein MTTETGPDSEVKKAQEEAPQQPEAAADATTPVTPAGHGHPEANSNEKHLPQQDTRPAEQSLDMEEKDYGEADGLSERTTPSKAQKSPQKIAKKYKSAICRVTLLDASEYECEVEKHGRGQVLFDLVCEHLNLLEKDYFGLTFCDADSQKNWLDPSKEIKKQIRSSPWNFAFTVKFYPPDPAQLTEDITRYYLCLQLRADIITGRLPCSFVTHALLGSYAVQAELGDYDAEEHVGNYVSELRFAPNQTRELEERIMELHKTYRGMTPGEAEIHFLENAKKLSMYGVDLHHAKDSEGIDIMLGVCANGLLIYRDRLRINRFAWPKILKISYKRSNFYIKIRPGEYEQFESTIGFKLPNHRSAKRLWKVCIEHHTFFRLVSPEPPPKGFLVMGSKFRYSGRTQAQTRQASALIDRPAPFFERSSSKRYTMSRSLDGAEFSRPASVSENHDAGPDSDKREEDGESGGRRSEAEEGELRTPTKIKELKPEQETTPRHKQEFLDKPEDVLLKHQASINELKRTLKEPNSKLIHRDRDWERERRLPSSPASPSPKGTPEKANERAGLREGSEEKVKPPRPKAPESDTGDEDQDQERDAVFLKDNHLAIERKCSSITVSSTSSLEAEVDFTVIGDYHGSAFEDFSRSLPELDRDKSDSEPEGLVFSRDLNKGGPGQDDESGGIEDSPDRGACSTLDMPQFEPVKTETMTVSSLAIRKKIEPEAVLQTRVSTVDTSQVDGTAPGGKEFMPTTPSITTETISTTMENSVKSGKGAAAMIPGPQTVATEIRSLSPIIGKDVLTSTYSATAETLSTSTTTHVTKTVKGGFSETRIEKRIIITGDEDVDQDQALALAIKEAKLQHPDMLVTKAVVYRETDPSPEERDKKPQES, encoded by the exons ATGACAACAGAGACAGGCCCCGATTCTGAGGTGAAGAAGGCTCAGGAGGAGGCTCCACAGCAGCCTGAGGCAGCCGCTGACGCGACCACCCCTGTGACCCCCGCAGGCCACGGCCACCCTGAGGCCAACTCCAATGAGAAGCATCTGCCCCAGCAGGACACACGGCCTGCTGAACAG AGCCTAGACATGGAGGAGAAGGACTACGGTGAGGCCGACGGCCTGTCAGAGAGGACCACGCCCAGCAAGGCCCAGAAATCGCCCCAGAAGATTGCCAAGAAATACAAGAGTGCCATCTGCCGAGTCACTCTGCTCGATGCCTCTGAGTATGAGTGTGAGGTGGAG aAACATGGCCGGGGCCAGGTGCTATTTGACCTGGTCTGTGAGCACCTCAACCTCCTGGAGAAGGACTACTTTGGCCTGACCTTCTGTGATGCTGACAGCCAGAAG AACTGGCTGGACCCCTCCAAGGAAATCAAGAAGCAGATTCGGA GCAGCCCCTGGAATTTTGCCTTCACAGTCAAGTTCTACCCCCCTGACCCTGCTCAGCTGACCGAAGACATCACAAG ATACTACCTGTGCCTGCAGCTGCGGGCGGACATCATCACGGGCCGGCTGCCCTGCTCCTTCGTCACGCATGCCCTGCTGGGCTCCTACGCTGTGCAGGCTGAGCTGGGCGACTATGATGCTGAGGAGCATGTGGGCAACTATGTCAGCGAGCTCCGCTTCGCCCCTAACCAGACCcgggagctggaggagaggatcATGGAGCTGCACAAGACGTATAG GGGCATGACCCCAGGAGAAGCAGAAATCCACTTCCTAGAGAATGCGAAGAAGCTTTCCATGTATGGAGTAGACCTGCACCATGCCAAG GACTCTGAGGGCATCGACATCATGTTAGGAGTCTGTGCCAATGGCCTGCTTATCTACCGGGACCGGCTGAGAATCAACCGCTTCGCCTGGCCCAAGATTCTCAAGATCTCCTACAAGAGGAGTAACTTTTATATCAAGATCCGGCCTGGGGAG TATGAGCAGTTTGAGAGCACAATTGGCTTTAAACTCCCAAACCACCGGTCAGCCAAGAGACTGTGGAAGGTGTGCATCGAGCACCACACGTTCTTCCG GCTGGTGTCCCCTGAGCCCCCCCCCAAGGGCTTCCTGGTGATGGGCTCCAAGTTCCGGTATAGTGGGAGGACCCAGGCACAGACCCGCCAGGCCAGCGCCCTCATCGATCGACCTGCACCCTTCTTTGAGCGTTCCTCCAGCAAACGGTACACCATGTCCCGCAGCCTTGATGGAG CAGAGTTCTCCCGTCCAGCCTCAGTCAGTGAGAACCATGACGCAGGACCTGACAGTGACAAGCGGGAAGAGGATGGCGAGTCTGGGGGGCGGCGGTCAGAGGCCGAGGAGGGAGAGCTGAGGACCCCCACCAAGATCAAGGAGCTAAAG CCGGAGCAGGAAACCACGCCGAGACACAAACAGGAG TTCTTAGACAAGCCAGAGGACGTCTTGCTGAAGCACCAGGCCAGCATCAACGAGCTCAAGAGGACCCTGAAGGAACCCAACAGCAAACTGATCCACCGGGATCGAGACTGGGAGCGAGAGCGCAGGCTGCCCTCCTCacccgcctccccctcccccaagggCACCCCTGAGAAAGCCAATGAG agagcagggctgagggagggctcagaggagaaagtcaaaccaCCACGTCCCAAGGCCCCAGAGAGTGACACAGGAGATGAGGACCAAGACCAGGAGAGGGACGCAGTGTTCCTGAAGGACAACCACCTGGCCATTGAGCGCAAGTGCTCCAGCATCACAGTCAGCTCCACGTCCAGCCTGGAGGCTGAGGTCGACTTCACAGTCATTGGTGACTACCATGGCAGCGCCTTCGAAGACTTCTCCCGCAGCCTGCCTGAGCTCGACCGAGACAAAAGCGACTCGGAACCTGAGGGCCTGGTGTTCTCCCGGGATCTCAACAAGGGGGGCCCTGGTCAGGATGACGAGTCAGGGGGCATCGAGGACAGCCCGGATCGAGGGGCCTGCTCTACCCTGGATATGCCCCAGTTTGAG CCTGTGAAAACGGAAACCATGACTGTCAGCAGCCTGGCCATCAGGAAGAAGATCGAGCCGGAGGCTGTACTGCAGACCAGAGTCAGCACTGTGGACACCAGCCAG GTTGATGGCACTGCCCCAGGGGGGAAGGAGTTCATGCCAACCACTCCCTCCATCACCACGGAGACCATATCAACCACCATG GAGAACAGTGTCAAGTCCGGGAAGGGGGCAGCTGCCATGATCCCAGGCCCACAGACGGTGGCCACGGAAATCCGTTCTCTTTCTCCG ATCATCGGGAAAGATGTCCTCACCAGCACCTACAGCGCCACCGCGGAAaccctctccacctccaccaccacccatGTTACCAAA
- the EPB41L1 gene encoding band 4.1-like protein 1 isoform X24: MTTETGPDSEVKKAQEEAPQQPEAAADATTPVTPAGHGHPEANSNEKHLPQQDTRPAEQSLDMEEKDYGEADGLSERTTPSKAQKSPQKIAKKYKSAICRVTLLDASEYECEVEKHGRGQVLFDLVCEHLNLLEKDYFGLTFCDADSQKNWLDPSKEIKKQIRSSPWNFAFTVKFYPPDPAQLTEDITRYYLCLQLRADIITGRLPCSFVTHALLGSYAVQAELGDYDAEEHVGNYVSELRFAPNQTRELEERIMELHKTYRGMTPGEAEIHFLENAKKLSMYGVDLHHAKDSEGIDIMLGVCANGLLIYRDRLRINRFAWPKILKISYKRSNFYIKIRPGEYEQFESTIGFKLPNHRSAKRLWKVCIEHHTFFRLVSPEPPPKGFLVMGSKFRYSGRTQAQTRQASALIDRPAPFFERSSSKRYTMSRSLDGAEFSRPASVSENHDAGPDSDKREEDGESGGRRSEAEEGELRTPTKIKELKPEQETTPRHKQEFLDKPEDVLLKHQASINELKRTLKEPNSKLIHRDRDWERERRLPSSPASPSPKGTPEKANEPVKTETMTVSSLAIRKKIEPEAVLQTRVSTVDTSQVDGTAPGGKEFMPTTPSITTETISTTMENSVKSGKGAAAMIPGPQTVATEIRSLSPIIGKDVLTSTYSATAETLSTSTTTHVTKTVKGGFSETRIEKRIIITGDEDVDQDQALALAIKEAKLQHPDMLVTKAVVYRETDPSPEERDKKPQES, from the exons ATGACAACAGAGACAGGCCCCGATTCTGAGGTGAAGAAGGCTCAGGAGGAGGCTCCACAGCAGCCTGAGGCAGCCGCTGACGCGACCACCCCTGTGACCCCCGCAGGCCACGGCCACCCTGAGGCCAACTCCAATGAGAAGCATCTGCCCCAGCAGGACACACGGCCTGCTGAACAG AGCCTAGACATGGAGGAGAAGGACTACGGTGAGGCCGACGGCCTGTCAGAGAGGACCACGCCCAGCAAGGCCCAGAAATCGCCCCAGAAGATTGCCAAGAAATACAAGAGTGCCATCTGCCGAGTCACTCTGCTCGATGCCTCTGAGTATGAGTGTGAGGTGGAG aAACATGGCCGGGGCCAGGTGCTATTTGACCTGGTCTGTGAGCACCTCAACCTCCTGGAGAAGGACTACTTTGGCCTGACCTTCTGTGATGCTGACAGCCAGAAG AACTGGCTGGACCCCTCCAAGGAAATCAAGAAGCAGATTCGGA GCAGCCCCTGGAATTTTGCCTTCACAGTCAAGTTCTACCCCCCTGACCCTGCTCAGCTGACCGAAGACATCACAAG ATACTACCTGTGCCTGCAGCTGCGGGCGGACATCATCACGGGCCGGCTGCCCTGCTCCTTCGTCACGCATGCCCTGCTGGGCTCCTACGCTGTGCAGGCTGAGCTGGGCGACTATGATGCTGAGGAGCATGTGGGCAACTATGTCAGCGAGCTCCGCTTCGCCCCTAACCAGACCcgggagctggaggagaggatcATGGAGCTGCACAAGACGTATAG GGGCATGACCCCAGGAGAAGCAGAAATCCACTTCCTAGAGAATGCGAAGAAGCTTTCCATGTATGGAGTAGACCTGCACCATGCCAAG GACTCTGAGGGCATCGACATCATGTTAGGAGTCTGTGCCAATGGCCTGCTTATCTACCGGGACCGGCTGAGAATCAACCGCTTCGCCTGGCCCAAGATTCTCAAGATCTCCTACAAGAGGAGTAACTTTTATATCAAGATCCGGCCTGGGGAG TATGAGCAGTTTGAGAGCACAATTGGCTTTAAACTCCCAAACCACCGGTCAGCCAAGAGACTGTGGAAGGTGTGCATCGAGCACCACACGTTCTTCCG GCTGGTGTCCCCTGAGCCCCCCCCCAAGGGCTTCCTGGTGATGGGCTCCAAGTTCCGGTATAGTGGGAGGACCCAGGCACAGACCCGCCAGGCCAGCGCCCTCATCGATCGACCTGCACCCTTCTTTGAGCGTTCCTCCAGCAAACGGTACACCATGTCCCGCAGCCTTGATGGAG CAGAGTTCTCCCGTCCAGCCTCAGTCAGTGAGAACCATGACGCAGGACCTGACAGTGACAAGCGGGAAGAGGATGGCGAGTCTGGGGGGCGGCGGTCAGAGGCCGAGGAGGGAGAGCTGAGGACCCCCACCAAGATCAAGGAGCTAAAG CCGGAGCAGGAAACCACGCCGAGACACAAACAGGAG TTCTTAGACAAGCCAGAGGACGTCTTGCTGAAGCACCAGGCCAGCATCAACGAGCTCAAGAGGACCCTGAAGGAACCCAACAGCAAACTGATCCACCGGGATCGAGACTGGGAGCGAGAGCGCAGGCTGCCCTCCTCacccgcctccccctcccccaagggCACCCCTGAGAAAGCCAATGAG CCTGTGAAAACGGAAACCATGACTGTCAGCAGCCTGGCCATCAGGAAGAAGATCGAGCCGGAGGCTGTACTGCAGACCAGAGTCAGCACTGTGGACACCAGCCAG GTTGATGGCACTGCCCCAGGGGGGAAGGAGTTCATGCCAACCACTCCCTCCATCACCACGGAGACCATATCAACCACCATG GAGAACAGTGTCAAGTCCGGGAAGGGGGCAGCTGCCATGATCCCAGGCCCACAGACGGTGGCCACGGAAATCCGTTCTCTTTCTCCG ATCATCGGGAAAGATGTCCTCACCAGCACCTACAGCGCCACCGCGGAAaccctctccacctccaccaccacccatGTTACCAAA
- the EPB41L1 gene encoding band 4.1-like protein 1 isoform X6, with protein MTTETGPDSEVKKAQEEAPQQPEAAADATTPVTPAGHGHPEANSNEKHLPQQDTRPAEQSLDMEEKDYGEADGLSERTTPSKAQKSPQKIAKKYKSAICRVTLLDASEYECEVEKHGRGQVLFDLVCEHLNLLEKDYFGLTFCDADSQKNWLDPSKEIKKQIRSSPWNFAFTVKFYPPDPAQLTEDITRYYLCLQLRADIITGRLPCSFVTHALLGSYAVQAELGDYDAEEHVGNYVSELRFAPNQTRELEERIMELHKTYRGMTPGEAEIHFLENAKKLSMYGVDLHHAKDSEGIDIMLGVCANGLLIYRDRLRINRFAWPKILKISYKRSNFYIKIRPGEYEQFESTIGFKLPNHRSAKRLWKVCIEHHTFFRLVSPEPPPKGFLVMGSKFRYSGRTQAQTRQASALIDRPAPFFERSSSKRYTMSRSLDGAEFSRPASVSENHDAGPDSDKREEDGESGGRRSEAEEGELRTPTKIKELKPEQETTPRHKQEFLDKPEDVLLKHQASINELKRTLKEPNSKLIHRDRDWERERRLPSSPASPSPKGTPEKANESQRTQDISQQDLAPEPGTATGLEVFTQKSLAASPEGSEHWVFIEREYTRPEELSLLKMTTTQQEEREAGLTDILADGRLSKVDVLVDKFKVEVATEVMVGAGRANTQQQGRMIASPEDFESVWEEGLWARDGPGGASLAVGYTLAEKLLEGSRFQVGTGETTIRMRHVSGGQQEGQTELRKELGEFQAGGRPSTPGTRPAEMDGLSLASDRGGLQSFLLDPADVEARADSSDETDTSFAERSFYLSYGEKDSEDQALPPPLEESEEHMDASPGDKTRPERSEKLAESSELNSSGPWGSAAVSCRNTGEEDEVHSPSSEEGAGPPKKHGRLDDLEAFVEQLSKETSPGQTFAEAWEEARWGVEGQFTHSASTVASEEEAPKSGDLMEKAEKSPPVGWKNHSPHRGGHVNPDLPACALPWAISPDNVRKPAKPDRGDVLPKDRGLVHTQTGELAMEDSRASAFLQMEVITHLPASPGPFQAQAAPEEVSPSPAPHKSGDPSQLMDPFGEKSLVFLKQAHPPKESPEPKDQVGLFVTPDRGECRAPPIASRKPRVVPEEAEGAIPLGLVFPSGKQKEMTSFQAGGQEGSLEDISKTSVANKIRIFETHGVRPTRRVSQGETRALPNELSSEASTGQVEQQRNKLLDLGFIQLQPPGDFAGPKATHSSVIQPATRHFRQGIPAVSPQEGGMELQLVSPDSGCETTLEEVTGGTGHNKSGDAVREEKRVTSLAANPSGKGGRLRCTSPSGPQRAGLREGSEEKVKPPRPKAPESDTGDEDQDQERDAVFLKDNHLAIERKCSSITVSSTSSLEAEVDFTVIGDYHGSAFEDFSRSLPELDRDKSDSEPEGLVFSRDLNKGGPGQDDESGGIEDSPDRGACSTLDMPQFEPVKTETMTVSSLAIRKKIEPEAVLQTRVSTVDTSQVDGTAPGGKEFMPTTPSITTETISTTMENSVKSGKGAAAMIPGPQTVATEIRSLSPTVKGGFSETRIEKRIIITGDEDVDQDQALALAIKEAKLQHPDMLVTKAVVYRETDPSPEERDKKPQES; from the exons ATGACAACAGAGACAGGCCCCGATTCTGAGGTGAAGAAGGCTCAGGAGGAGGCTCCACAGCAGCCTGAGGCAGCCGCTGACGCGACCACCCCTGTGACCCCCGCAGGCCACGGCCACCCTGAGGCCAACTCCAATGAGAAGCATCTGCCCCAGCAGGACACACGGCCTGCTGAACAG AGCCTAGACATGGAGGAGAAGGACTACGGTGAGGCCGACGGCCTGTCAGAGAGGACCACGCCCAGCAAGGCCCAGAAATCGCCCCAGAAGATTGCCAAGAAATACAAGAGTGCCATCTGCCGAGTCACTCTGCTCGATGCCTCTGAGTATGAGTGTGAGGTGGAG aAACATGGCCGGGGCCAGGTGCTATTTGACCTGGTCTGTGAGCACCTCAACCTCCTGGAGAAGGACTACTTTGGCCTGACCTTCTGTGATGCTGACAGCCAGAAG AACTGGCTGGACCCCTCCAAGGAAATCAAGAAGCAGATTCGGA GCAGCCCCTGGAATTTTGCCTTCACAGTCAAGTTCTACCCCCCTGACCCTGCTCAGCTGACCGAAGACATCACAAG ATACTACCTGTGCCTGCAGCTGCGGGCGGACATCATCACGGGCCGGCTGCCCTGCTCCTTCGTCACGCATGCCCTGCTGGGCTCCTACGCTGTGCAGGCTGAGCTGGGCGACTATGATGCTGAGGAGCATGTGGGCAACTATGTCAGCGAGCTCCGCTTCGCCCCTAACCAGACCcgggagctggaggagaggatcATGGAGCTGCACAAGACGTATAG GGGCATGACCCCAGGAGAAGCAGAAATCCACTTCCTAGAGAATGCGAAGAAGCTTTCCATGTATGGAGTAGACCTGCACCATGCCAAG GACTCTGAGGGCATCGACATCATGTTAGGAGTCTGTGCCAATGGCCTGCTTATCTACCGGGACCGGCTGAGAATCAACCGCTTCGCCTGGCCCAAGATTCTCAAGATCTCCTACAAGAGGAGTAACTTTTATATCAAGATCCGGCCTGGGGAG TATGAGCAGTTTGAGAGCACAATTGGCTTTAAACTCCCAAACCACCGGTCAGCCAAGAGACTGTGGAAGGTGTGCATCGAGCACCACACGTTCTTCCG GCTGGTGTCCCCTGAGCCCCCCCCCAAGGGCTTCCTGGTGATGGGCTCCAAGTTCCGGTATAGTGGGAGGACCCAGGCACAGACCCGCCAGGCCAGCGCCCTCATCGATCGACCTGCACCCTTCTTTGAGCGTTCCTCCAGCAAACGGTACACCATGTCCCGCAGCCTTGATGGAG CAGAGTTCTCCCGTCCAGCCTCAGTCAGTGAGAACCATGACGCAGGACCTGACAGTGACAAGCGGGAAGAGGATGGCGAGTCTGGGGGGCGGCGGTCAGAGGCCGAGGAGGGAGAGCTGAGGACCCCCACCAAGATCAAGGAGCTAAAG CCGGAGCAGGAAACCACGCCGAGACACAAACAGGAG TTCTTAGACAAGCCAGAGGACGTCTTGCTGAAGCACCAGGCCAGCATCAACGAGCTCAAGAGGACCCTGAAGGAACCCAACAGCAAACTGATCCACCGGGATCGAGACTGGGAGCGAGAGCGCAGGCTGCCCTCCTCacccgcctccccctcccccaagggCACCCCTGAGAAAGCCAATGAG TCCCAGAGGACCCAGGACATCTCTCAGCAGGACTTGGCACCTGAGCCTGGGACGGCCACAGGCTTGGAAGTGTTCACTCAGAAAAGCCTCGCAGCGTCTCCTGAG GGTTCAGAGCATTGGGTATTTATAGAAAGAGAGTACACTAGGCCAGAAGAACTCAGTCTCCTAAAAATGACTACCACGCAgcaggaagaaagggaggcaggCCTCACAGATATCCTTGCTGATGGCAGACTCTCCAAGGTAGACGTCCTGGTGGACAAGTTCAAAGTTGAAGTGGCCACAGAAGTAATGGTGGGAGCTGGAAGAGCAAACACCCAGCAACAAGGAAGAATGATTGCAAGCCCTGAAGACTTTGAGTCTGTGTGGGAGGAAGGCCTGTGGGCCAGGGATGGCCCAGGAGGGGCTTCTCTGGCTGTAGGCTATACCCTGGCAGAAAAGCTCCTTGAGGGCTCCCGGTTCCAAGTGGGCACTGGAGAGACAACCATCAGGATGCGCCATGTCTCCGGTGGTCAGCAAGAGGGCCAGACGGAgctgaggaaggagctgggggaGTTCCAGGCTGGTGGAAGACCCAGTACACCAGGGACCAGGCCAGCAGAGATGGATGGCCTCTCTCTAGCCTCTGACAGGGGAGGACTCCAGTCATTTCTGCTGGACCCAGCTGACGTGGAAGCCAGAGCTGACTCCAGTGATGAAACTGATACTTCCTTTGCAGAGAGGAGCTTCTATTTAAGCTATGGAGAGAAAGATTCTGAAGACCaagccctccctccacccctggaGGAGAGTGAAGAGCACATGGATGCCTCTCCTGGAGATAAGACCAGGCCAGAGCGCTCTGAGAAGCTCGCAGAGAGCTCTGAGCTAAACTCCTCAGGCCCGTGGGGCTCTGCTGCAGTTTCCTGCAGGAACACTGGTGAAGAGGATGAAGTCCACTCACCTTCCTCAGAGGAAGGGGCAGGACCTCCCAAGAAACACGGAAGACTGGATGACCTGGAGGCCTTTGTTGAGCAGCTCAGTAAGGAAACTTCTCCAGGGCAGACGTTTGCTGAGGCCTGGGAAGAAGCCAGGTGGGGGGTAGAAGGACAGTTTACTCACTCAGCATCCACCGTGGCCTCAGAGGAAGAGGCCCCCAAGAGTGGAGATTTGATGGAAAAGGCTGAAAAAAGCCCCCCAGTGGGATGGAAGAATCACTCCCCTCACAGAGGAGGGCACGTGAACCCAGACCTCCCGGCCTGCGCCCTTCCATGGGCCATCTCTCCTGACAATGTCAGGAAGCCAGCTAAACCAGACAGAGGCGACGTCCTGCCCAAAGACAGGGGACTGGTTCACACCCAAACAGGAGAACTTGCAATGGAGGACAGCAGAGCCTCAGCATTTCTTCAGATGGAGGTGATcacccacctccctgcctccccaggtCCCTTTCAAGCTCAGGCAGCTCCAGAGGAAGTTTCTCCAAGCCCAGCCCCTCATAAGTCAGGAGATCCTTCGCAGCTCATGGATCCTTTTGGAGAAAAGTCGCTTGTGTTTCTCAAACAGGCCCATCCTCCCAAAGAAAGCCCGGAGCCCAAGGACCAAGTAGGGCTGTTTGTGACCCCGGACAGAGGGGAGTGCCGAGCGCCTCCCATTGCCAGCAGAAAGCCCAGAGTTGTCCCTGAAGAAGCTGAGGGGGCCATACCCCTGGGATTGGTGTTCCCTTCAGGGAAGCAAAAGGAGATGACCTCTTTCCAGGCGGGGGGCCAAGAGGGCTCCCTAGAAGATATTAGCAAGACCTCAGTGGCCAACAAAATTCGCATCTTTGAGACCCATGGAGTGAGACCCACTCGCCGAGTGAGCCAAGGTGAAACAAGGGCTCTTCCAAACGAGTTGTCTTCAGAGGCTTCCACGGGTCAGGTGGAGCAGCAGCGGAACAAGCTCTTAGACCTGGGCTTTATCCAACTCCAGCCCCCGGGGGACTTTGCCGGCCCCAAAGCCACACATTCCTCGGTGATACAGCCAGCAACCAGACACTTCAGGCAGGGCATTCCTGCCGTATCTCCCCAGGAAGGAGGCATGGAACTCCAGCTCGTGTCCCCCGATTCAGGCTGTGAAACTACGCTGGAAGAAGTTACTGGGGGAACTGGCCAC AACAAATCCGGAGATGCAGTCAGGGAAGAGAAGCGAGTCACCAGCTTAGCAGCGAACCCCTCTGGAAAGGGAGGGCGCCTGAGATGCACCAGCCCCTCGGGCCCTCAG agagcagggctgagggagggctcagaggagaaagtcaaaccaCCACGTCCCAAGGCCCCAGAGAGTGACACAGGAGATGAGGACCAAGACCAGGAGAGGGACGCAGTGTTCCTGAAGGACAACCACCTGGCCATTGAGCGCAAGTGCTCCAGCATCACAGTCAGCTCCACGTCCAGCCTGGAGGCTGAGGTCGACTTCACAGTCATTGGTGACTACCATGGCAGCGCCTTCGAAGACTTCTCCCGCAGCCTGCCTGAGCTCGACCGAGACAAAAGCGACTCGGAACCTGAGGGCCTGGTGTTCTCCCGGGATCTCAACAAGGGGGGCCCTGGTCAGGATGACGAGTCAGGGGGCATCGAGGACAGCCCGGATCGAGGGGCCTGCTCTACCCTGGATATGCCCCAGTTTGAG CCTGTGAAAACGGAAACCATGACTGTCAGCAGCCTGGCCATCAGGAAGAAGATCGAGCCGGAGGCTGTACTGCAGACCAGAGTCAGCACTGTGGACACCAGCCAG GTTGATGGCACTGCCCCAGGGGGGAAGGAGTTCATGCCAACCACTCCCTCCATCACCACGGAGACCATATCAACCACCATG GAGAACAGTGTCAAGTCCGGGAAGGGGGCAGCTGCCATGATCCCAGGCCCACAGACGGTGGCCACGGAAATCCGTTCTCTTTCTCCG